The Thermus islandicus DSM 21543 genome window below encodes:
- a CDS encoding phosphorylase family protein, giving the protein MSPIHVRGKRGDVAERVLLPGDPGRAEWIAKTFLEDPVPYTTHRGLLGFTGRFQGVPVSVQTTGMGAPSASIVAEELVQLGARVLLRVGTCGAADGALAPGDLVIVQGAVPLDGTTRQYLEGRPYAPVPDPGLFRSLWNLAEVLGYPHHVGLVVTEDAFYATTPEEARVWSRLGVLAFEMEASALFLLGRMRGVRTGAILAVSNRIGDPELAPEGVLLEGVRRMVEVALRALLEV; this is encoded by the coding sequence ATGAGCCCCATCCACGTGCGGGGAAAGCGGGGGGACGTGGCGGAGCGGGTGCTCCTCCCGGGGGACCCGGGCCGGGCGGAGTGGATCGCCAAGACCTTCCTCGAGGACCCGGTGCCCTATACCACCCACCGGGGGCTCCTCGGCTTCACCGGCCGCTTCCAGGGGGTGCCCGTCTCCGTGCAGACCACGGGCATGGGGGCGCCCTCGGCGAGCATCGTGGCCGAGGAGCTCGTCCAGCTCGGGGCCCGGGTCCTCCTCCGGGTGGGCACCTGCGGGGCGGCGGACGGGGCGCTGGCCCCGGGGGACCTGGTCATCGTCCAGGGGGCCGTGCCCCTGGACGGGACCACCCGGCAGTACCTCGAGGGCCGGCCCTACGCCCCCGTGCCCGACCCGGGGCTTTTCCGGTCCTTGTGGAACCTGGCGGAGGTCCTGGGTTACCCCCACCACGTGGGGCTCGTGGTCACGGAGGACGCCTTCTACGCCACCACCCCTGAGGAGGCCAGGGTGTGGAGCCGCCTTGGGGTCTTGGCCTTTGAGATGGAGGCCAGCGCCCTCTTCCTCCTGGGCAGGATGCGGGGGGTGCGGACGGGGGCCATCCTGGCGGTCTCCAACCGCATCGGCGACCCGGAGCTCGCCCCGGAGGGGGTACTCCTGGAGGGGGTTCGGCGTATGGTGGAGGTGGCCCTGAGGGCCCTTCTGGAGGTCTGA
- a CDS encoding ABC transporter ATP-binding protein has translation MGPVLEARALGFSYGNGPLFQGVSFALGPGEALALLGPSGSGKTTLLHLLAGLLPLQEGEVYWEGAPIRDLSEGVLARRRLRFMGLVFQHHFLFPELTTLENVLAPGYLAGEVDRGRALALLERLGLLGRAHFLPQRLSGGERQRAAVARALYLRPRLLLADEPTASLDRRQAWEVLGLLKELSREVGAALVLATHDEALVEGLRVLRL, from the coding sequence CTGTGCTGGAGGCGCGGGCCTTGGGCTTCTCCTACGGGAACGGCCCCCTCTTCCAAGGGGTTTCCTTCGCCCTCGGCCCTGGGGAGGCCCTGGCCCTTCTCGGCCCTTCCGGGAGCGGCAAGACCACCCTCCTCCACCTGCTGGCCGGGCTGCTTCCCCTGCAGGAAGGGGAGGTCTACTGGGAGGGGGCGCCCATCCGGGACCTTTCGGAAGGGGTTTTGGCCAGGCGGCGCCTGCGCTTTATGGGGCTTGTCTTCCAACACCACTTCCTCTTTCCCGAGCTCACCACCCTGGAGAACGTCCTGGCCCCGGGGTACCTGGCCGGGGAGGTGGACCGGGGGAGGGCCCTAGCCCTCCTGGAGCGGCTTGGCCTCCTCGGGCGCGCCCACTTCCTTCCCCAGCGCCTCTCTGGGGGGGAGCGCCAGCGGGCGGCCGTGGCCCGGGCCCTTTACCTCAGGCCCCGGCTTCTCCTGGCGGACGAGCCCACGGCCAGCCTGGACCGCCGCCAGGCCTGGGAGGTCCTGGGGCTCCTCAAGGAGCTTTCTCGGGAGGTAGGGGCGGCCCTCGTCCTGGCCACCCACGACGAAGCCCTTGTGGAGGGCCTTCGCGTCCTGCGCCTATAG